One segment of Musa acuminata AAA Group cultivar baxijiao unplaced genomic scaffold, Cavendish_Baxijiao_AAA HiC_scaffold_855, whole genome shotgun sequence DNA contains the following:
- the LOC135664581 gene encoding photosystem I P700 chlorophyll a apoprotein A1 — protein MIIRSPEPEVKIVVDRDPIKTSFEEWARPGHFSRTIAKGPDTTTWIWNLHADAHDFDSHTSDLEEISRKVFSAHFGQLSIIFLWLSGMYFHGARFSNYEAWLSDPTHIAPSAQVVWPIVGQEILNGDVGGGFRGIQITSGFFQIWRASGITSELQLYCTAIGALVFASLMLFAGWFHYHKAAPKLAWFQDVESMLNHHLAGLLGLGSLSWAGHQIHVSLPINQFLDAGVDPKEIPLPHEFILNRDLLAQLYPSFAEGATPFFTLNWSKYAEFLTFRGGLDPITGGLWLTDIAHHHLAIAILFLIAGHMYRTNWGIGHSIKDILEAHKGPFTGQGHKGLYEILTTSWHAQLSLNLAMLGSLTIIVAHHMYSMPPYPYLAIDYGTQLSLFTHHMWIGGFLIVGAAAHAAIFMVRDYDPTTRYNDLLDRVLRHRDAIISHLNWACIFLGFHSFGLYIHNDTMSALGRPQDMFSDTAIQLQPIFAQWVQNTHALAPGITAPGATASTSLTWGGGELVAVGGKVALLPIPLGTADFLVHHIHAFTIHVTVLILLKGVLFARSSRLIPDKANLGFRFPCDGPGRGGTCQVSAWDHVFLGLFWMYNAISVVIFHFSWKMQSDVWGTISDQGVVTHITGGNFAQSSITINGWLRDFLWAQASQVIQSYGSSLSAYGLFFLGAHFVWAFSLMFLFSGRGYWQELIESIVWAHNKLKVAPATQPRALSIVQGRAVGVTHYLLGGIATTWAFFLARIIAVG, from the coding sequence atgattattcgttcgccggaaccagaagtgaaaattgttgtagatagggatcccataaaaacgtctttcgaggaatgggccagacccggccatttctcaagaacaatagctaagggccctgatactaccacttggatctggaacctacatgctgatgctcacgatttcgatagtcataccagtgatttggaggagatctctcgaaaagtatttagtgctcattttggtcaactctccattatctttctttggctgagtggcatgtacttccatggcgctcgtttttccaattatgaagcatggctaagtgatcctactcacattgcacccagtgcccaggtagtttggccaatagtaggtcaagaaatattgaatggtgatgtgggtggaggtttccgaggaatacaaataacctccgggttttttcagatttggcgagcatctggaataactagtgaattacaactctattgtaccgccattggcgcattggtctttgcatcgttaatgctttttgctggttggttccattatcacaaagccgcccccaaattggcttggttccaagatgtagaatctatgttaaatcaccacttagcggggttactaggacttgggtctctttcttgggcgggacaccaaatccatgtatctttaccgattaaccaatttctcgacgctggagttgatcctaaagagataccgcttcctcatgaatttatcttgaatcgggaccttttggctcaactttatcccagttttgccgagggagcaaccccctttttcaccttgaattggtcaaaatacgcggaatttcttacttttcgcggaggattggacccaataacaggtggtctatggctgaccgatattgcacaccatcatttagctattgcaattcttttcctgatcgctggtcatatgtatagaacCAACTGGGGCATTGGTCATAGCATTAAAGACATTTTAGAGGCTCATAAAGGTCCATTTACAGGCCAGGGCCATAAAGGACTCTATGAAATCCTAACAACGTCGTGGCATGCTCAATTATCTCTTAACCTGGCTATGTTAGGCTCTTTAACCATTATTGTAGCTCACCATATGTATTCCATGCCTCCCTATCCATACCTAGCTATTGACTATGGTACACAACTTTCGTTGTTCACACATCACATGTGGATCGGTGGGTTTCTCATAGTTGGTGCTGCTGCACATGCAGCAATTTTTATGGTAAGAGATTACGATCCAACTACTCGATACAACGATCTATTAGATCGTGTCCTTAGACACCGCGATGCAATCATATCACATCTTAACTGGGCATGTATATTTCTGGGTTTTCACAGTTTTGGCTTGTATATTCATAATGATACCATGAGCGCTTTAGGGCGTCCACAAGATATGTTTTCAGATACCGCTATACAATTACAACCCATCTTTGCTCAATGGGTACAAAACACCCATGCTTTAGCACCCGGCATAACAGCTCCTGGTGCAACAGCAAGTACCAGCTTAACTTGGGGAGGTGGTGAGTTGGTAGCAGTAGGCGGCAAAGTAGCTTTGTTACCTATTCCATTAGGAACCGCAGACTTCTTAGTCCATCATATTCATGCATTTACGATCCACGTGACTGTATTGATACTACTGAAAGGTGTTCTATTTGCTCGCAGTTCCCGTTTGATACCTGATAAAGCAAATCTTGGTTTTCGTTTTCCTTGTGATGGACCTGGAAGAGGGGGGACATGTCAAGTATCTGCCTGGGATCATGTCTTCTTAGGTCTATTCTGGATGTACAATGCGATTTCCGTAGTTATTTTCCATTTCAGTTGGAAAATGCAGTCGGATGTTTGGGGTACTATAAGTGATCAAGGGGTAGTAACTCATATTACAGGAGGAAACTTTGCGCAGAGTTCCATTACTATTAATGGGTGGCTTCGAGATTTCTTATGGGCACAGGCATCTCAGGTAATTCAGTCTTATGGTTCTTCATTATCTGCATATGGTCTCTTTTTCTTAGGTGCTCATTTTGTCTGGGCTTTCAGTTTAATGTTTCTATTCAGTGGCCGTGGTTATTGGCAAGAACTCATTGAATCCATCGTTTGGGCTCATAACAAATTAAAAGTTGCTCCTGCTACTCAGCCTAGAGCCTTGAGCATTGTACAAGGACGTGCTGTAGGAGTAACCCATTACCTTCTGGGTGGAATTGCCACAACATGGGCATTCTTCTTAGCAAGAATTATTGCAGTAGGATAA
- the LOC135664582 gene encoding photosystem I P700 chlorophyll a apoprotein A2 — protein sequence MALRFPRFSQGLAQDPTTRRIWFGIATAHDFESHDDITEERLYQNIFASHFGQLAIIFLWTSGNLFHVAWQGNFESWIQDPLHVRPIAHAIWDPHFGQPAVEAFTRGGATGPVNIAYSGVYQWWYTIGLRTNEDLYTGALFLLFLSAISLIAGWLHLQPKWKPSVSWFKNAESRLNHHLSGLFGVSSLAWTGHLVHVAIPGSRGQYVRWNNFLDVLPYPQGLGPLFTGQWNLYAQNPDSSSHLFGTSQGTGTAILTLLGGFHPQTQSLWLTDIAHHHLAIAFIFLIAGHMYRTNFGIGHSIKDLLETHIPPGGRLGRGHKGLYDTINNSLHFQLGLALASLGVITSLVAQHMYSLPAYAFIAQDFTTQAALYTHHQYIAGFIMTGAFAHGAIFFIRDYNPEQNEDNVLARMLDHKEAIISHLSWASLFLGFHTLGLYVHNDVMLAFGTPEKQILIEPIFAQWIQSAHGKTSYGFDVLLSSTNGPAFNAGRSIWLPGWLNAVNENSNSLFLTIGPGDFLVHHAIALGLHTTTLILVKGALDARGSKLMPDKKDFGYSFPCDGPGRGGTCDISAWDAFYLAVFWMLNTIGWVTFYWHWKHITLWQGNVSQFNESSTYLMGWLRDYLWLNSSQLINGYNPFGMNSLSVWAWMFLFGHLVWATGFMFLISWRGYWQELIETLAWAHERTPLANLIRWRDKPVALSIVQARLVGLAHFSVGYIFTYAAFLIASTSGKFG from the coding sequence ATGGCATTAAGATTTCCGAGGTTTAGCCAAGGCTTAGCTCAGGACCCCACTACTCGTCGTATTTGGTTTGGTATTGCTACCGCACATGACTTCGAGAGTCATGATGATATTACTGAGGAACGTCTTTATCAGAACATTTTTGCTTCTCACTTTGGGCAATTAGCAATAATCTTTCTGTGGACGTCCGGAAATCTCTTTCATGTAGCTTGGCAAGGAAATTTTGAGTCATGGATACAAGACCCTTTACATGTAAGACCTATTGCTCATGCAATTTGGGATCCTCATTTTGGTCAACCAGCTGTAGAAGCCTTTACTCGAGGAGGTGCTACCGGTCCAGTGAATATCGCTTATTCCGGCGTTTATCAGTGGTGGTATACAATCGGATTACGCACTAATGAAGATCTTTATACTGGAGctctttttctattatttctttctgctaTATCCTTAATAGCGGGTTGGTTACACTTACAACCAAAATGGAAACCAAGCGTTTCGTGGTTCAAAAATGCCGAATctcgtctaaatcatcatttgTCAGGACTTTTCGGAGTGAGTTCTTTGGCTTGGACAGGACATTTAGTTCATGTCGCTATTCCAGGATCCAGGGGACAGTACGTCAGATGGAATAATTTTTTAGATGTATTACCCTATCCTCAAGGGTTGGGACCACTTTTTACGGGTCAGTGGAATCTTTATGCCCAAAACCCTGATTCGAGTAGCCATTTATTTGGTACTTCCCAAGGAACAGGAACTGCCATTCTAACCCTTCTCGGTGGATTTCATCCACAAACGCAAAGTTtatggctgaccgatattgctcatcatcatttagctattgcatttattttcctgatcgctggtcatatgtatagaacTAACTTCGGGATTGGGCACAGTATCAAAGATCTTTTAGAAACACATATTCCTCCAGGGGGTCGATTAGGGCGTGGGCATAAGGGTCTTTATGACACAATCAATAATTCGCTTCATTTTCAATTAGGTCTTGCTCTAGCCTCTTTAGGGGTTATTACTTCCTTAGTAGCTCAACACATGTACTCTTTACCTGCTTATGCATTCATAGCACAAGACTTTACTACTCAAGCTGCGTTATATACTCatcaccaatacatcgcagggtttatCATGACAGGAGCCTTTGCTCATGGAGCTATATTCTTCATTAGAGATTACAATCCAGAACAGAATGAGGATAATGTATTGGCAAGAATGTTAGACCACAAAGAAGCTATCATATCTCATTTAAGTTGGGCCAGCCTGTTTCTTGGGTTCCATACCTTGGGCCTTTATGTTCATAACGATGTTATGCTCGCTTTTGGTACTCCGGaaaaacaaatcttgattgaacCTATATTTGCCCAATGGATACAATCCGCTCATGGTAAGACTTCATATGGGTTCGATGTACTCTTATCTTCAACGAATGGCCCAGCATTCAATGCAGGTCGAAGCATATGGTTACCGGGCTGGTTGAATGCTGTTAATGAGAATAGTAATTCACTCTTCTTAACAATAGGTCCTGGGGACTTCTTGGTTCATCATGCTATTGCTCTAGGTTTGCATACAACTACACTGATTTTAGTAAAAGGTGCTTTAGATGCACGTGGTTCCAAGTTAATGCCAGATAAAAAGGATTTCGGTTATAGTTTTCCTTGCGACGGCCCAGGACGCGGCGGTACTTGTGATATTTCTGCTTGGGACGCATTTTATTTGGCAGTTTTCTGGATGTTAAATACCATTGGGTGGGTTACTTTTTATTGGCATTGGAAACACATCACTTTATGGCAGGGTAACGTTTCACAATTTAATGAATCTTCCACTTATTTAATGGGATGGTTAAGAGATTATCTATGGTTAAACTCTTCACAACTTATCAATGGATATAATCCTTTTGGTATGAATAGTTTATCCGTATGGGCGTGGATGTTCTTATTTGGACATCTTGTTTGGGCTACTggatttatgtttttaatttcttGGCGCGGATATTGGCAGGAATTGATTGAAACTTTAGCATGGGCTCATGAACGCACACCTTTGGCTAATTTGATTCGATGGAGAGATAAGCCAGTGGCTCTTTCCATTGTGCAAGCAAGATTGGTTGGATTAGCCCACTTTTCCGTAGGCTATATATTCACTTATGCAGCTTTCTTGATTGCCTCTACATCAGGAAAATttggttaa